Proteins from one Mycobacterium adipatum genomic window:
- a CDS encoding metal ABC transporter permease, which produces MGGTQIYLALGYQENWWQILTSAFMRNAVLGGTLVALAAGLIGYFIIVRNTAFAAHALAHIGLPGATGAALVGLPVVLGLGIFCIGGALVIGAMGKNAGDREVTTGTVLALATGFGLFFNSLATKNSSTLTNVLFGNLLAITHQQLLTFTVLLLVIAATVVIVYRPLLFASVNAQVAQAKGVPVRALSVIFMALLGLSVTMAVQAVGTLLLFALVVTPAATAIMLTARPLAAMAISTVISLFSVWTGLAVSAVFNMPPSFVIVTIACAIWLAVWSGNRIGTVVR; this is translated from the coding sequence ATGGGCGGTACCCAGATCTATCTCGCGCTGGGTTATCAGGAGAACTGGTGGCAGATCCTGACGTCGGCGTTCATGCGCAACGCAGTGCTCGGCGGCACTCTGGTCGCCCTGGCCGCCGGGCTGATCGGTTATTTCATCATCGTGCGGAACACGGCGTTCGCCGCGCACGCACTGGCCCATATCGGCCTGCCCGGGGCCACGGGTGCAGCCCTGGTGGGCCTGCCGGTGGTCCTCGGGCTGGGCATCTTCTGTATCGGTGGCGCCCTGGTGATCGGGGCGATGGGTAAGAACGCCGGTGACCGCGAGGTCACGACCGGCACGGTACTGGCGCTGGCGACGGGGTTCGGTCTGTTCTTCAATTCGCTGGCCACCAAGAATTCCTCGACGCTGACCAACGTGCTGTTCGGCAACCTGCTGGCGATCACCCATCAACAACTGCTGACCTTCACCGTGCTGCTGCTGGTGATCGCCGCCACGGTCGTAATCGTCTATCGCCCATTGCTGTTCGCCTCGGTGAACGCTCAGGTCGCGCAGGCCAAAGGGGTGCCGGTGCGCGCCCTGTCGGTCATCTTCATGGCGCTGCTCGGCCTTTCGGTGACGATGGCGGTGCAGGCGGTGGGCACCCTGCTGCTCTTCGCCCTCGTCGTGACACCGGCCGCGACCGCGATCATGCTGACGGCACGACCGCTGGCGGCCATGGCGATCTCCACGGTGATCAGCCTGTTTTCGGTGTGGACGGGCCTCGCGGTGTCGGCGGTCTTCAACATGCCGCCGAGCTTCGTGATCGTCACCATCGCCTGCGCGATCTGGCTGGCGGTGTGGTCGGGTAACCGGATCGGCACGGTCGTCCGCTAG
- a CDS encoding LacI family DNA-binding transcriptional regulator — MSRSPAPRRRATLASLAAELNVSRTTISNAYNRPDQLSADLRERVLAAAKELGYPGPDPVARSLRTRRAGAVGLMITEPLNYAFSDPAALDFVAGLAESCEEAGQGLLLVAAGPNRSVDDGSAAVLSAGVDGFVVYSASDDDPYLPVLLQRHLPIVVVDQPMDVPGASRVCIDDRAAMRELAEHIVALGHREIGLLTMRLGREWPHESTKPMVADPQRLNSPHFHVQRERVHGVYDAMSAAGLDPASVTVVESYEHLPQSGGEAAEVALAANPRITALMCTADVLALSAMDYLRAHGIFVPGQLTVTGFDGVPEALARGLTTVTQPSMEKGRRAGDLLHAPPRSGLPVVETLTTEVVRGRTSGPPA; from the coding sequence ATGTCCAGAAGTCCGGCGCCGCGACGGCGCGCGACGCTGGCATCGCTGGCCGCCGAACTCAACGTTTCGCGTACCACCATCTCCAACGCCTACAACCGGCCCGATCAGTTGTCCGCCGATTTGCGCGAGCGGGTGCTCGCCGCGGCGAAGGAACTGGGTTACCCCGGCCCTGATCCGGTTGCCCGTTCGCTGCGTACCCGACGAGCCGGTGCGGTCGGCCTGATGATCACCGAGCCGCTCAACTACGCCTTCAGCGATCCGGCAGCCCTGGATTTCGTTGCCGGGCTGGCCGAATCGTGTGAGGAGGCCGGCCAGGGGTTGCTGCTGGTGGCGGCCGGACCCAATCGCAGCGTCGACGACGGGTCGGCGGCGGTGCTCTCGGCGGGGGTCGACGGATTCGTCGTCTACTCGGCCTCCGACGATGACCCCTACCTGCCGGTGCTGCTGCAACGTCACCTGCCGATCGTCGTCGTGGACCAGCCCATGGACGTGCCGGGTGCGTCGCGGGTCTGCATCGACGATCGCGCCGCGATGCGTGAACTCGCTGAACACATTGTGGCACTGGGACACCGTGAGATCGGTCTGCTGACCATGCGGCTGGGGCGGGAGTGGCCGCATGAGAGCACCAAGCCGATGGTGGCCGATCCGCAACGGTTGAACTCACCGCATTTCCACGTCCAGCGCGAGCGGGTGCACGGTGTGTACGACGCGATGAGCGCGGCCGGACTGGATCCGGCGTCGGTGACCGTGGTGGAGAGCTACGAGCACCTGCCGCAGTCCGGCGGCGAGGCGGCCGAGGTGGCGCTGGCGGCGAATCCCCGCATCACCGCGCTGATGTGCACCGCCGACGTGCTGGCGCTGTCGGCGATGGACTACCTGCGCGCGCACGGCATCTTCGTGCCGGGGCAGTTGACGGTGACCGGGTTCGACGGGGTGCCCGAGGCGCTGGCGCGGGGGCTGACGACGGTCACCCAGCCCAGCATGGAGAAGGGGCGCCGGGCCGGGGATCTGCTGCATGCCCCGCCGCGCTCGGGCCTCCCGGTCGTCGAGACGCTGACCACCGAGGTGGTCCGGGGCCGCACCTCCGGCCCGCCCGCCTAG
- a CDS encoding class I SAM-dependent methyltransferase, whose protein sequence is MTWVRSRLEDLELPDGGFDLVTAHYPALLHSPQRDAERALLASVAPGGLLLVVHHADIDVEMARAHGFDPADYLLHDDVVALFDADWEVSIDRYRARPVPAGLDSQHTHDDVVAARRKR, encoded by the coding sequence GTGACCTGGGTCCGCTCCCGGCTGGAGGATCTGGAACTGCCCGACGGCGGATTCGATCTCGTCACCGCGCACTATCCGGCGTTGCTGCACTCACCGCAGCGCGATGCCGAGCGTGCACTGCTGGCCAGCGTCGCACCCGGCGGGCTGCTGCTGGTGGTCCACCACGCCGATATCGACGTCGAGATGGCCAGAGCGCACGGGTTCGACCCGGCCGACTATCTGCTGCACGATGATGTCGTCGCCCTGTTCGACGCGGACTGGGAGGTCAGCATCGACCGGTACCGGGCGCGCCCGGTACCCGCCGGCCTGGACAGCCAGCACACCCACGACGACGTGGTGGCGGCCCGGCGCAAACGCTAG
- the otsB gene encoding trehalose-phosphatase, whose translation MLEDALRRALTRAAATPRLLVTSDFDGTLAPIVNNPADARPLPEAAAALEALAALPGTFAALISGRALSVLRELSGMSDAVQAVGSHGAEFDTGFGREIDTALLAEITETLNDIAAGRPGVTVETKPASVALHVRNASEADGAAALALARDAAESWDAHTTAGKAVLEFAVIVTDKGEAIDILRNRCAATAVVFLGDDVTDEKAFRRMRDGDVGIKVGPGDTLAGFRVDAPADVTSVLRYLADARLPDQQD comes from the coding sequence GTGCTCGAAGACGCCCTGCGGCGCGCGCTCACCCGCGCTGCGGCCACCCCACGACTGCTGGTCACCTCCGATTTCGACGGCACGCTGGCGCCGATCGTCAACAACCCCGCCGACGCCCGCCCGCTGCCCGAGGCCGCGGCGGCGCTCGAAGCGCTCGCCGCTCTCCCCGGCACCTTCGCAGCCCTGATCTCCGGGCGGGCGCTGTCCGTGCTGCGCGAGCTGTCCGGGATGTCCGATGCGGTGCAGGCGGTCGGCAGCCACGGCGCGGAGTTCGACACCGGCTTCGGGCGCGAGATCGACACCGCACTGCTGGCCGAGATCACCGAGACGCTGAACGACATTGCGGCGGGCCGTCCCGGCGTGACGGTGGAGACCAAACCCGCCAGCGTCGCGCTGCACGTGCGCAATGCCTCCGAGGCCGACGGCGCGGCCGCACTGGCCCTGGCCCGCGACGCCGCCGAGTCCTGGGACGCCCACACGACCGCAGGCAAGGCGGTGCTGGAGTTCGCGGTCATCGTCACCGACAAGGGCGAGGCGATCGACATCCTGCGGAACCGTTGCGCGGCAACGGCAGTGGTCTTCCTCGGCGATGACGTCACCGACGAGAAGGCGTTCCGGCGGATGCGCGACGGTGACGTCGGCATCAAGGTCGGCCCCGGGGACACGCTGGCCGGTTTCCGGGTCGATGCGCCCGCGGACGTGACATCGGTGCTGCGCTACCTGGCCGATGCACGCTTGCCTGATCAGCAAGACTGA
- the kstR gene encoding cholesterol catabolism transcriptional regulator KstR encodes MAVLSESELGSEAQRERRKRILDATLAIASKGGYEAVQMRAVAERADVAVGTLYRYFPSKVHLLVSALGREFERIDAKTDRATLTGGTPYERLNIMVGRLNRSMQRNPLLTEAMTRAFVFADASAAGEVDHVGKLMDSMFARAMSDGEPTEDQYHIARVISDVWLSNLLAWLTRRASATDVAKRLDLAVRLLIGDGEQPKV; translated from the coding sequence GTGGCCGTTCTCTCCGAATCCGAGCTCGGTTCCGAGGCACAGCGCGAACGCCGCAAGCGCATCCTGGACGCCACGCTGGCCATCGCTTCCAAAGGCGGCTACGAGGCCGTCCAGATGCGGGCCGTCGCCGAACGCGCCGATGTCGCCGTCGGGACCCTGTACCGGTACTTCCCGTCCAAGGTGCACCTGCTGGTGTCCGCCCTCGGCCGCGAGTTCGAACGCATCGACGCCAAGACCGACCGCGCCACCCTGACCGGCGGCACCCCGTACGAGCGGCTCAACATCATGGTGGGCCGGCTGAACCGGTCGATGCAGCGCAACCCGCTGCTCACCGAGGCCATGACCCGCGCCTTCGTGTTCGCCGACGCCTCCGCTGCCGGCGAGGTCGACCACGTCGGCAAACTGATGGATTCGATGTTCGCCCGCGCCATGAGTGACGGCGAGCCCACCGAGGATCAGTACCACATCGCCCGGGTGATCTCCGATGTGTGGCTGTCCAACCTGCTGGCCTGGCTGACGCGCCGCGCGTCGGCCACCGACGTGGCAAAGCGACTCGATCTGGCGGTGCGGTTGCTCATCGGTGACGGGGAACAACCTAAGGTCTGA
- a CDS encoding acyl-CoA dehydrogenase family protein — protein sequence MPVSVLSVQTDTSEESAARELVRSWAASSGAIEATRRVELGDPDAWRGPYAGFGQLGAFGVAVPEEFGGAGSTVTDLLAMVDEAAAALVPGPLASTALATLVVDDPTVLEALAAGERSAGIALASEITFDAGTATGAAPFVLGADPAGVLVLPASDSWLLVDAAAEGVAIERLEATDFSRPLARVVLTGAPAQVLSASGQRVTDLIATVLAAEAAGLARWLLDTANDYAKVREQFGKPIGSFQAVKHMCAEMLLRSQQAAVAAADAASAAAGDDAEQLSIAAAVAAAIGIDAAKKNARDCIQVLGGIGITWEHDAHLYMRRAYAVAQFLGGQSRWLRRTVELTRAGVRRQLHVDVTDADAIRSEIATAAAKIAELPEGDRQRALAESGLLAPHWPKPYGRDATPAEQLVIDEELNAAGVVRPDISIGWWAAPTILSAGTPEQIDRFIPGTLTGDIYWCQLFSEPGAGSDLAALRTKAVRTEGGWKLTGQKVWTSNAHRANWGICLARTNPDVPKHKGITYFLVEMNSPGIDIRPLREITGEALFNEVFFDDLFVPDDLVVGEVDGGWPLARTTLANERVAIATGGALDKGMEHLLEVIGDRVLDGAEADRLGTLIIAAQVGSLLDQLIARLAVGGNDPGAPSSVRKLIGVRYRQGLAETVMDFLDGAGIVDSPDVRYFLNTRCLSIAGGTEQILLTLAGERLLGLPR from the coding sequence TTGCCGGTGTCCGTGTTGTCTGTGCAGACCGACACATCCGAGGAGTCTGCGGCCCGTGAGCTGGTCCGTAGCTGGGCTGCGAGCTCCGGAGCGATCGAGGCGACCCGCAGGGTCGAGCTCGGCGACCCCGACGCCTGGCGGGGCCCGTACGCCGGCTTCGGTCAACTAGGGGCATTCGGTGTGGCGGTCCCCGAGGAGTTCGGCGGGGCGGGCAGCACGGTCACCGACCTGCTGGCCATGGTCGACGAGGCCGCGGCGGCCCTGGTACCCGGCCCGCTGGCCAGCACCGCGCTGGCCACCCTGGTGGTCGACGATCCCACCGTGCTGGAGGCGCTCGCCGCGGGCGAGCGCAGCGCCGGTATCGCGCTGGCGTCCGAGATCACCTTCGACGCGGGTACCGCGACCGGGGCCGCGCCGTTCGTGCTGGGCGCGGACCCGGCCGGTGTCCTCGTGCTGCCCGCCTCGGACAGTTGGTTGCTGGTCGACGCCGCCGCCGAGGGCGTGGCGATCGAACGGCTGGAGGCCACCGACTTCTCCCGTCCGCTGGCCCGGGTGGTGCTGACCGGCGCCCCCGCCCAGGTGTTGAGTGCGTCCGGGCAACGGGTCACCGATCTGATCGCGACCGTGCTGGCGGCCGAGGCCGCCGGGCTGGCCCGCTGGTTGCTCGACACCGCCAACGACTACGCCAAGGTGCGCGAGCAGTTCGGCAAGCCGATCGGCAGTTTCCAGGCCGTCAAGCACATGTGCGCCGAGATGCTGCTGCGCAGCCAGCAGGCCGCGGTGGCCGCCGCCGACGCGGCATCGGCCGCTGCCGGTGATGACGCCGAACAACTCTCCATCGCCGCCGCGGTGGCCGCGGCCATCGGTATCGATGCCGCCAAGAAGAACGCCAGGGACTGCATCCAGGTGCTGGGCGGGATCGGCATCACGTGGGAGCACGACGCACACCTGTACATGCGTCGGGCATACGCGGTCGCGCAGTTCCTCGGCGGTCAGTCCCGCTGGTTGCGCCGCACCGTGGAACTCACCCGTGCCGGTGTGCGCAGGCAGCTACATGTGGATGTCACCGATGCCGACGCGATCCGTTCCGAGATCGCCACTGCCGCAGCAAAGATCGCCGAACTGCCCGAAGGGGACCGTCAACGCGCGCTGGCCGAGTCCGGTCTGCTGGCGCCGCACTGGCCCAAACCGTATGGCCGTGACGCGACCCCCGCCGAGCAGCTGGTGATCGATGAGGAACTGAACGCCGCGGGAGTGGTGCGCCCCGACATCTCGATCGGTTGGTGGGCGGCGCCGACCATCCTGTCCGCGGGCACCCCGGAGCAGATCGACCGGTTCATCCCGGGCACTCTCACCGGTGACATCTACTGGTGCCAGCTGTTCTCCGAGCCCGGCGCCGGTTCGGATCTCGCCGCACTGCGGACCAAAGCCGTTCGCACGGAGGGTGGTTGGAAGCTGACCGGGCAGAAGGTGTGGACCTCGAATGCGCACCGCGCCAACTGGGGCATCTGTCTTGCCCGCACCAACCCAGATGTGCCGAAACACAAGGGCATCACCTACTTCCTGGTCGAGATGAACTCGCCCGGCATCGATATCCGGCCGTTGCGCGAGATCACCGGGGAGGCCCTGTTCAACGAGGTGTTCTTCGACGACCTGTTCGTGCCCGACGATCTCGTGGTGGGTGAGGTGGACGGCGGATGGCCGCTGGCGCGCACCACCCTGGCCAACGAGCGGGTCGCGATCGCCACCGGCGGGGCGCTGGACAAGGGCATGGAGCACCTCCTGGAGGTGATCGGGGACCGCGTCCTCGACGGTGCCGAGGCCGACCGGTTGGGAACGCTGATCATTGCGGCACAGGTGGGTTCGCTGCTGGACCAGTTGATCGCGCGGCTGGCGGTCGGCGGCAACGACCCCGGGGCGCCCTCGAGCGTGCGCAAGCTGATCGGGGTGCGCTACCGCCAGGGCCTGGCCGAGACGGTGATGGACTTCCTCGACGGTGCGGGCATCGTCGACTCGCCGGATGTGCGCTACTTCCTGAACACCCGCTGCCTGTCCATCGCGGGCGGGACCGAGCAGATCCTGCTCACCCTGGCGGGGGAGCGGCTGCTGGGGTTGCCCCGCTGA
- a CDS encoding TetR/AcrR family transcriptional regulator, with protein MAPPDRFRARKQPRQQRSAQTRHDILDAAARVFSRHGYAAGTTNRIAAAANVSIGSLYQYFPNKDAILAALTDAHIDAGTTLLAERMRGGLPEALGDLIRLFVRAAIDSHREDRALHRVLFEEAPCSRTRWCGC; from the coding sequence ATGGCACCCCCCGACCGGTTTCGTGCCCGTAAGCAGCCGCGACAGCAACGTTCCGCCCAGACCCGCCACGACATCCTGGATGCGGCTGCTCGCGTTTTCAGCAGGCATGGGTACGCCGCGGGCACCACCAACCGCATCGCGGCCGCGGCGAACGTGTCCATCGGTTCGCTGTACCAGTACTTTCCGAACAAGGACGCCATCCTCGCCGCGTTGACCGACGCCCATATCGATGCCGGCACCACCCTGCTGGCCGAACGGATGCGCGGCGGTCTCCCCGAGGCGCTCGGCGATCTGATACGGCTGTTCGTGCGGGCCGCCATCGATAGTCACCGCGAAGACCGCGCATTGCACCGGGTGTTGTTCGAAGAGGCGCCGTGCTCGAGGACGAGGTGGTGCGGCTGCTGA
- a CDS encoding ferredoxin--NADP reductase has product MTDEPLGSHVLELQVAEVVEETADARSLVFAIPDGSDIPADRLRYSPGQFLTLRVPSEKTGSVARCYSLSSAPSIDEHLTVTVKRTADGYASNWLCDNAHAGMRMHVLAPSGTFVPATLDTDFLLLAAGSGITPMMAICKSALAEGSGKVVLVYANRDEKSVIFASALRELAAAHPDRLTVIHWLETVQGLPNTDALATLLRPYATHEAFICGPGPFMAAAEAACKTVDTRHIHIEVFKSLESDPFAEVVIEIDEDDDRGPAQAIVELDGTTHEIDWPRRAKLLDVLLNKGLDAPFSCREGHCGACAVLMRKGEVDMEINDVLEPSDLDEGLILACQALPVSDSVEVTYDE; this is encoded by the coding sequence GTGACGGATGAACCGCTGGGCAGCCATGTACTTGAGCTGCAGGTGGCCGAGGTCGTCGAGGAGACCGCGGACGCTCGCTCGCTGGTGTTCGCGATTCCGGACGGCAGCGACATCCCCGCCGACCGGCTGCGCTACTCCCCCGGCCAGTTCCTGACCCTGCGGGTGCCCAGCGAAAAGACCGGCTCGGTGGCCCGCTGTTACTCGCTGTCGAGCGCGCCGAGCATCGACGAACACCTGACGGTGACGGTCAAGCGGACCGCCGACGGGTACGCCTCGAACTGGCTGTGCGACAACGCCCACGCCGGTATGCGCATGCACGTGCTGGCCCCGTCGGGCACCTTCGTGCCTGCGACCTTGGACACCGATTTCCTGCTGCTCGCCGCGGGCAGCGGCATCACGCCGATGATGGCGATCTGCAAATCCGCCCTCGCCGAAGGCAGCGGCAAGGTCGTGCTCGTGTACGCCAACCGCGATGAGAAGTCGGTGATCTTCGCCTCGGCACTGCGGGAACTGGCGGCCGCCCACCCGGACCGGTTGACGGTGATCCACTGGCTGGAGACCGTGCAGGGTCTGCCCAACACCGACGCGCTGGCCACGCTGCTGCGCCCCTATGCCACCCACGAAGCGTTCATCTGCGGGCCGGGGCCGTTCATGGCCGCCGCCGAGGCCGCGTGCAAGACCGTCGACACCAGGCACATCCACATCGAGGTGTTCAAATCCCTGGAGTCCGACCCGTTCGCCGAGGTCGTCATCGAGATCGATGAGGACGATGACCGCGGCCCGGCCCAGGCCATCGTCGAACTGGACGGCACCACCCATGAGATCGACTGGCCACGCAGGGCAAAGCTGCTCGACGTGCTACTCAACAAGGGATTGGATGCCCCGTTCTCCTGCCGGGAGGGCCACTGCGGCGCCTGCGCGGTGCTGATGCGCAAGGGCGAGGTCGACATGGAGATCAATGACGTGCTCGAACCGTCGGATCTCGACGAGGGTCTGATCCTGGCGTGCCAGGCCCTGCCCGTGTCGGATTCGGTAGAAGTCACCTACGACGAATAG
- the hsaA gene encoding 3-hydroxy-9,10-secoandrosta-1,3,5(10)-triene-9,17-dione monooxygenase oxygenase subunit, producing the protein MTSIEQRDVQAVLAGIDDLLPKLRERAQAAEDRRQVSYETVNELDEVGFFKLLQPEQWGGLQADPTVFYEAVRRLASACGSTGWISSIIGVHNWHLALFDQKAQDEVWGDDPTVRVSSSYAPMGAGTVVDGGYLVSGAWQWSSGSEHATWAFLGGPVIKDGRPVDFGSFLIPRTEYTIDDVWHVVGLKGTGSNTVVVKDVFVPSHRFLSYKAMNDGTAGGYQNNTAPVYKMPWGTMHPTTISAPIVGMAYGAYAAHVEHQGKRVRAAFAGEKSKDDPFAKVRIAEAASDIDAAWRQLIGNVGDEYALLQAGKEIPFELRARARRDQVRATARSIASIDLLFESAGATALVTGAPLQRFWRDAHAGRVHAANEPERAYLIFGNNEFGLPPADTMV; encoded by the coding sequence GTGACGTCTATTGAACAGCGTGACGTGCAGGCGGTGCTCGCCGGCATCGATGATCTGTTGCCGAAGCTGCGTGAACGGGCCCAGGCCGCCGAAGACCGGCGCCAGGTGTCCTACGAAACCGTCAACGAACTCGACGAGGTCGGCTTCTTCAAACTTCTCCAGCCCGAGCAGTGGGGCGGGCTACAGGCCGACCCGACGGTGTTCTACGAGGCGGTCCGCCGACTCGCCAGCGCCTGCGGTTCGACGGGCTGGATCAGCTCCATCATCGGTGTGCACAACTGGCATCTGGCGCTGTTCGACCAGAAGGCGCAGGACGAGGTGTGGGGTGACGATCCGACGGTGCGGGTGTCGTCCTCGTATGCGCCGATGGGGGCCGGCACCGTCGTCGACGGTGGTTACCTGGTCAGCGGCGCCTGGCAGTGGTCCTCCGGTAGCGAGCACGCCACCTGGGCGTTCTTGGGCGGTCCGGTGATCAAGGACGGCCGCCCGGTCGACTTCGGCAGCTTCCTGATCCCGCGCACGGAGTACACCATCGACGACGTGTGGCATGTGGTCGGCCTGAAGGGCACCGGCAGCAACACCGTGGTCGTCAAGGATGTGTTCGTGCCGTCGCACCGTTTCCTGTCCTACAAGGCGATGAACGACGGCACCGCCGGTGGATACCAGAACAACACCGCGCCGGTCTACAAGATGCCGTGGGGCACCATGCATCCCACCACCATCTCCGCGCCGATCGTCGGTATGGCCTACGGCGCCTACGCCGCCCATGTCGAGCATCAGGGCAAGCGGGTGCGCGCAGCGTTCGCCGGGGAGAAGTCCAAGGACGATCCATTCGCCAAGGTGCGTATCGCCGAGGCGGCCAGCGATATCGACGCCGCGTGGCGTCAGCTGATCGGCAATGTCGGTGACGAGTACGCACTGCTGCAGGCGGGCAAGGAGATTCCGTTCGAGCTGCGGGCCCGCGCCCGTCGTGACCAGGTGCGCGCCACGGCGCGTTCCATCGCCTCGATCGACCTGCTGTTCGAGTCGGCGGGTGCCACCGCGCTGGTGACCGGTGCTCCGCTGCAACGGTTCTGGCGCGATGCTCACGCCGGCCGCGTGCACGCGGCCAACGAGCCCGAGCGCGCCTACCTGATCTTCGGGAACAACGAGTTCGGTCTGCCGCCCGCGGACACGATGGTCTGA
- the hsaD gene encoding 4,5:9,10-diseco-3-hydroxy-5,9,17-trioxoandrosta-1(10),2-diene-4-oate hydrolase: MTATQEITFESTSRYADVQAGELAMRLHYHEAGDPTAQTIVLLHGGGPGASSWSNFGRNIAVLAEKFHVIAIDQPGYGLSDKHTEHEQYNRYSAKAVLGLLDHLGVQGRVPLLGNSLGGGTAVRFALDYPDRAGKLVLMGPGGLSVNLFAPDPTEGVKALAKFNYEPTRENLEAFIRIMVFDQKLVTPELVDERFAIASTPESLAATRAMGKSFAGPDFELGMMWREVYKLRQPVLLVWGREDRVNPLDGALVAVKQIPRVQLHVFGQCGHWAQVEKFDEFNKLTIDFLS; the protein is encoded by the coding sequence GTGACGGCAACGCAAGAGATTACCTTCGAATCCACCTCCCGATACGCCGACGTGCAGGCCGGGGAACTGGCCATGCGGTTGCACTACCACGAAGCGGGTGACCCGACGGCGCAGACCATCGTGTTGTTGCACGGCGGTGGGCCCGGCGCGTCGAGCTGGTCGAACTTCGGCCGCAATATCGCCGTGCTCGCCGAGAAGTTCCACGTCATCGCGATCGACCAGCCCGGGTACGGCCTGTCCGACAAGCACACCGAGCATGAGCAGTACAACCGGTACAGCGCCAAGGCGGTGCTGGGCCTGCTCGACCACCTCGGTGTGCAGGGACGCGTTCCGCTGCTGGGCAACTCGCTGGGCGGTGGCACCGCAGTGCGTTTCGCGCTGGACTACCCGGACCGGGCCGGCAAGCTCGTCCTGATGGGTCCCGGCGGCCTGAGCGTGAACCTGTTCGCCCCGGACCCGACGGAGGGTGTCAAGGCGCTCGCCAAGTTCAACTACGAGCCGACGCGCGAGAACCTGGAAGCCTTCATCCGCATCATGGTGTTCGACCAGAAGCTGGTCACCCCGGAGTTGGTCGACGAGCGGTTTGCGATCGCCAGCACGCCGGAATCGCTGGCCGCCACCCGTGCGATGGGCAAATCGTTCGCGGGGCCCGACTTCGAGCTCGGCATGATGTGGCGCGAGGTGTACAAACTGCGTCAGCCCGTGCTGTTGGTCTGGGGCCGCGAGGACCGGGTCAATCCGCTCGACGGTGCGCTGGTCGCGGTCAAGCAGATTCCGCGCGTGCAGTTGCACGTTTTCGGGCAGTGTGGCCACTGGGCGCAGGTCGAGAAGTTCGACGAGTTCAACAAGCTCACCATCGATTTCCTGAGCTAG
- the hsaC gene encoding iron-dependent extradiol dioxygenase HsaC has protein sequence MSIKALGYMRIEATDVAAWREFALKVLGMVEGDGSTPGALYLRMDEMAARLVIVPGDQDRLLVSGWEVADAPALQALRETLSKSGVDFTEGTREERSERRVEGLIRFNDPAGNVLEAFHGAQYLGRRFVSPYGHKFVTAEQGLGHVVLTCDDDAAAQAFYQDVLGFRLRDSMSLPPQLAGRPADGDPIWLRFYGCNPRHHALAFMPMPNPTGIVHLMVEVEESDDVGLCLDRALRRNVKMSATLGRHTNDKMLSFYIKTPGGFDIEFGCEGLEVEDASWVARESTAVSLWGHDFSVGFK, from the coding sequence ATGAGCATCAAGGCTCTTGGATACATGCGCATCGAAGCCACCGATGTCGCGGCGTGGCGTGAGTTCGCGCTGAAGGTGCTCGGCATGGTGGAGGGCGACGGCAGCACCCCGGGTGCGCTCTACCTGCGGATGGACGAGATGGCCGCGCGACTGGTGATCGTGCCCGGTGACCAGGACCGGTTGCTCGTCTCTGGCTGGGAGGTCGCCGACGCCCCCGCCCTGCAGGCGCTGCGCGAGACGCTGTCGAAGTCCGGCGTCGATTTCACCGAGGGCACCCGCGAGGAGCGCTCCGAGCGTCGCGTCGAGGGCCTCATCCGGTTCAACGACCCGGCCGGCAACGTGCTGGAGGCCTTCCACGGCGCCCAGTACCTGGGCCGCCGGTTTGTCAGCCCGTACGGTCATAAGTTCGTCACCGCCGAACAGGGTCTCGGACACGTCGTGCTCACCTGTGACGATGACGCTGCCGCGCAGGCGTTCTACCAGGATGTGCTCGGCTTCCGGTTGCGCGACTCGATGAGTCTGCCCCCGCAGCTTGCCGGCCGCCCGGCCGACGGTGATCCGATCTGGTTGCGCTTCTATGGATGTAACCCGCGCCACCACGCGTTGGCCTTCATGCCGATGCCCAACCCGACCGGCATCGTGCACCTGATGGTCGAGGTCGAGGAGTCCGATGATGTCGGGCTGTGCCTGGACCGCGCACTGCGCCGAAACGTGAAGATGTCGGCCACCCTTGGCAGGCACACCAACGACAAGATGCTGTCGTTCTACATCAAGACCCCCGGCGGATTCGACATCGAATTCGGTTGCGAGGGGCTCGAAGTCGAGGACGCCAGCTGGGTGGCCCGGGAGAGCACCGCGGTCAGTCTGTGGGGCCACGACTTCAGCGTCGGCTTCAAGTAG